CCACTGAAACTGTTTTTTTGAAAGTTTCATCGTCCAGTTTTTCTGAATTAAATTCCAGTAGTGTTTTAACCCAATCAACAGTAGCTCTAATTGATGGTTTTTTAAGGAGATTCATTTCCCTTAATTTATTGATCATAGTAACTACGCTTTCAACTAGTTCACTGGAAGCTGCAGGTACATTTGCACTTACGATCTCCACTTCTCTATCAAAAGAAGGATAATCAATGTAAAGGAATAAACAACGATCTTTAGTTTCATCTAAAAGGGATCTCTGGGAATTTGATGTCATTATAACCATTAAATCATTTTGAATGTCAAATGTTCCAAGGTCGTTAACTGTGATCTGTCCCTCTCCCAAAGCTTGTAGTAAAAAACTTTCAACTTCCTCATCAGCCTTATCTATTTCGTCTATTAAAATTACTGATGGATTTTTATTCATAAATCCCTGTAAAAGCGGTCTTTTAATAAAAAACTCTTCGTTGAATATGTCTTGGTCAATTTCTTTTATCCTTGACATCTCTAGGTGAAGTAATTGTTTTTGATAATTCCACTCACCGACTATCTGTTCGAATGTTATACCCTCATAGCATTGTACTCTGAAAAAATCCATTCCAAATGACCTGCTAACAGCTTTTGAAAGTTCTGTTTTACCTACACCCGGAGGACCTTCTACAAGAACAGGTTTTTTTAATTTAAAAGCTAGATATATCGTAGTAACCGTACTATTATCAGGTATATAATGGTTTTTAATTAAGTTATTTTTAAGTGATTCCATAGTAATTTCACTATCTTTCATAAGTATTTGTATTGTCCAAACGAAATTATAAATTTTCCTAATATGAGGAATTATATCTATATGAACAATTTTAATTATAATAAAAAAAAATATTTTAAATGAGTAAATACAACTAATAGATAGGGATTAAATGCCATATTTGATATGTGACAGATGTAATGGCTATTATGAGCTCCAGGAAGGAGAATCAAAGGAAGATTTTCAAGAGTGTCAATGTGGTGGAAATTTAACATTTTTCAATGAACT
This Methanobacterium spitsbergense DNA region includes the following protein-coding sequences:
- a CDS encoding AAA family ATPase, producing the protein MKDSEITMESLKNNLIKNHYIPDNSTVTTIYLAFKLKKPVLVEGPPGVGKTELSKAVSRSFGMDFFRVQCYEGITFEQIVGEWNYQKQLLHLEMSRIKEIDQDIFNEEFFIKRPLLQGFMNKNPSVILIDEIDKADEEVESFLLQALGEGQITVNDLGTFDIQNDLMVIMTSNSQRSLLDETKDRCLFLYIDYPSFDREVEIVSANVPAASSELVESVVTMINKLREMNLLKKPSIRATVDWVKTLLEFNSEKLDDETFKKTVSVVLKNESDKKKVLKKFSSER